A single window of Hymenobacter sp. APR13 DNA harbors:
- a CDS encoding cupin domain-containing protein has protein sequence MSTLDERKTQLFQQTETQLQQQGFRIDRQDQARPWGGFFVIAEDQAQQFADVYFDSLSVDTLRISGKLSPKILLVAPSKRLSWQYHHRRAEIWRVVQGPVGVVTSNTDEEGELKTYQPGEMITLRQGERHRLVGLSGWGVLAEIWQHTDAAQPSDEDDIVRVQDDFGR, from the coding sequence ATGAGCACCCTCGACGAGAGAAAGACACAGCTATTTCAGCAAACTGAGACTCAACTTCAGCAGCAAGGGTTTCGCATTGATAGGCAGGACCAGGCCCGGCCGTGGGGCGGCTTTTTCGTAATTGCGGAAGACCAGGCCCAGCAGTTTGCCGATGTCTATTTTGATAGCCTATCAGTAGATACGTTGCGCATTTCCGGCAAGCTGAGCCCTAAAATTCTGCTGGTGGCGCCGAGCAAGCGGCTGTCGTGGCAGTACCACCACCGCCGCGCCGAAATCTGGCGCGTGGTGCAGGGGCCGGTGGGCGTGGTCACGAGCAACACTGACGAAGAAGGTGAGCTTAAAACCTACCAGCCCGGCGAAATGATTACGCTGCGCCAAGGCGAGCGGCACCGTCTCGTGGGCCTGAGCGGTTGGGGCGTGCTGGCTGAAATCTGGCAGCACACCGACGCCGCGCAGCCTTCCGACGAAGACGACATCGTGCGCGTCCAGGACGACTTTGGCCGTTAG
- a CDS encoding DUF6702 family protein — MFRKLLLFSLLLLASLTVWAHTYHASILDVRYNPAKQQLEVALKVFTDDFEEALSVGQPTPISLDQTPKPLVQQLTTALLRKSLAFGARPGEALPLQFLGLQKERDAHWLYFTLKTARPLTGFTLRNTLLLDQFPDQMNIVNLEAGGKKQSQLFRDGEETQKFNW, encoded by the coding sequence ATGTTTCGTAAACTCCTGTTGTTCTCGCTGCTGCTGCTGGCCTCGCTCACGGTATGGGCGCATACCTACCACGCCAGCATCCTGGATGTGCGCTACAACCCGGCCAAGCAGCAGCTGGAAGTGGCCCTCAAAGTCTTCACCGACGACTTCGAGGAGGCCCTGTCGGTAGGGCAGCCAACCCCCATCAGCCTCGACCAGACCCCCAAGCCACTGGTGCAACAGCTGACCACGGCCCTGCTGCGCAAGTCGCTGGCATTCGGGGCCCGGCCGGGCGAGGCGCTGCCGCTGCAGTTTCTGGGGCTGCAGAAAGAGCGGGATGCCCATTGGCTCTACTTCACCCTGAAAACCGCCCGGCCGCTTACCGGTTTCACGCTGCGCAACACGCTGCTGCTCGACCAATTCCCCGACCAGATGAACATCGTAAACCTGGAAGCTGGCGGCAAAAAGCAAAGCCAGCTGTTCCGCGACGGCGAGGAAACCCAGAAGTTCAACTGGTAG
- the rseP gene encoding RIP metalloprotease RseP → MEILIMAGQMLLGLSILVGLHEFGHFATAKYFKIRVDKFYIFFDFLFPLPNVLNFALVKKKIGETEYGIGWFPLGGYVAIHGMIDETQDADSLAAEPQPNEFRAKPAWQRLIVMLGGIIMNVITGVLIFTLLTYSQGDTYLPASEVRYGILPSKLGEEMGFRAGDKIVKINGRPFTEFNDVYSPDVMMGSNSFYTVERQGQLVDVPVPANFLDRLSDQGPERFVMPRNPFAVDRVNSGSPAAVGGLLPNDRIVQLDNKKVEFFPEFQKDLLARAGKPVKLTVERAGALKTLDITVDEEGHLGFFPKSLLKESVRYYSFGESVPVGTKKAFGVITNQITAFGKIFKGEASFRKSVGGPWEIAQQYGPTWDWVWFWTMTGMLSMVLAFMNLLPIPALDGGHVVFLLYEMVAGRKPSDRFMENAQKVGMMMLLTLMAFVLIINPILKKIGI, encoded by the coding sequence TTGGAAATTCTCATCATGGCCGGGCAAATGCTGCTGGGCCTTTCCATTCTGGTTGGTTTGCACGAGTTCGGACACTTCGCAACCGCCAAATACTTTAAAATCCGGGTCGATAAGTTTTACATCTTCTTCGACTTCCTGTTTCCACTGCCGAACGTGCTCAACTTCGCGCTGGTGAAGAAAAAAATCGGCGAAACGGAGTACGGCATCGGCTGGTTTCCGCTGGGCGGCTACGTGGCCATCCACGGCATGATCGACGAGACGCAGGACGCCGACAGCCTCGCCGCCGAGCCCCAGCCCAACGAGTTCCGGGCCAAGCCCGCCTGGCAGCGCCTGATTGTGATGCTGGGCGGCATCATCATGAACGTCATCACCGGCGTCCTCATCTTCACGCTGCTCACCTACTCGCAGGGCGATACGTACCTGCCGGCTTCCGAGGTGCGCTATGGCATCCTGCCCAGCAAGCTGGGCGAGGAAATGGGCTTCCGCGCCGGCGACAAAATCGTGAAAATCAACGGCCGCCCCTTCACCGAGTTCAACGACGTCTACAGCCCTGACGTGATGATGGGCTCCAACTCGTTCTACACCGTGGAGCGCCAAGGCCAGCTGGTGGACGTGCCCGTGCCGGCCAACTTCCTCGACCGCCTCTCCGACCAGGGCCCCGAGCGGTTTGTGATGCCCCGCAACCCGTTTGCCGTGGATCGGGTGAACTCCGGCAGCCCCGCCGCTGTGGGCGGCCTGCTCCCCAACGACCGGATCGTGCAGCTCGACAACAAGAAGGTGGAGTTCTTCCCCGAGTTTCAGAAAGACCTGCTGGCACGCGCCGGTAAGCCCGTGAAGCTGACCGTGGAACGCGCCGGCGCCCTGAAAACCCTAGACATCACCGTGGACGAGGAAGGCCACCTGGGCTTCTTCCCCAAGTCGCTGCTCAAGGAATCGGTGCGTTACTACTCCTTCGGCGAGTCGGTGCCGGTGGGTACGAAAAAGGCCTTTGGCGTCATCACCAACCAGATTACGGCGTTCGGCAAGATCTTCAAGGGCGAAGCTTCGTTCCGCAAGTCGGTGGGCGGCCCCTGGGAAATTGCCCAGCAATACGGCCCCACCTGGGACTGGGTGTGGTTCTGGACCATGACCGGCATGCTCTCGATGGTGCTGGCCTTCATGAACCTGCTGCCCATCCCGGCCCTCGACGGCGGCCATGTGGTATTCCTGCTCTACGAAATGGTAGCCGGCCGCAAGCCCTCCGACCGGTTTATGGAGAATGCCCAGAAGGTAGGCATGATGATGCTGCTTACGCTCATGGCCTTCGTGCTCATCATCAACCCCATCCTGAAGAAAATCGGGATTTAG